Proteins from one Nitrobacteraceae bacterium AZCC 2146 genomic window:
- a CDS encoding D-methionine transport system ATP-binding protein (product_source=KO:K02071; cath_funfam=3.30.70.260,3.40.50.300; cog=COG1135; ko=KO:K02071; pfam=PF00005,PF09383; smart=SM00382,SM00930; superfamily=52540,55021) has protein sequence MPSIDPQGRAIISFDGVSKIFPSRSESAEVVAVDNIDLKVPEGAIVGVIGKSGAGKSTLIRLINGLEQPTTGHVHVDGLDIGALDERALRQARRSIGMIFQHFNLLSSRTAFDNIALPLEIAGTARKDIPGIVEPLLAMVGLSDKRDRYPAELSGGQKQRVGIARALATKPKVLLSDEATSALDPETTSQILTLLKQINAELNLTILFITHEMSVVKKLADRVAVMEGGRIVEQGTTYEIFANPRHETTKKFVGSVTGGNVPDWLRDKLKPDYQPGRSAVLRIAFTGADADQPVLSRLTRGYGVDFNILHGQVETVAGHPFGTLIVSVAADPDLLGKLIGELTASRNTVEHLGYDA, from the coding sequence GTGCCATCCATCGATCCGCAGGGGCGTGCCATCATTTCCTTCGATGGCGTCAGCAAGATTTTCCCGTCGCGCAGCGAATCCGCTGAGGTTGTCGCAGTCGATAACATTGACCTCAAGGTCCCCGAAGGCGCCATCGTCGGCGTGATCGGCAAGAGCGGCGCAGGCAAGTCGACTCTTATCCGGCTGATCAACGGGCTGGAGCAGCCGACCACAGGCCATGTCCACGTCGATGGCCTCGACATCGGCGCGCTCGATGAGCGCGCCCTGCGGCAGGCGCGCCGTTCGATCGGCATGATCTTCCAGCATTTCAATCTGCTGTCGTCGCGCACCGCCTTCGACAACATCGCGCTGCCTCTGGAAATCGCCGGCACCGCCCGCAAGGACATTCCGGGGATCGTCGAGCCGCTGCTGGCGATGGTGGGACTCTCCGACAAGCGCGATCGCTACCCGGCTGAATTGTCCGGCGGCCAGAAGCAGCGCGTCGGCATCGCGCGTGCGCTCGCCACCAAGCCAAAAGTGCTGCTGTCCGATGAAGCCACTTCGGCGCTCGATCCGGAAACCACCAGCCAGATCCTGACGCTGCTGAAGCAGATCAATGCCGAACTCAATCTGACTATCCTGTTCATCACACACGAAATGTCGGTGGTGAAAAAGCTCGCCGATCGCGTCGCCGTGATGGAAGGCGGCCGCATCGTCGAGCAGGGCACCACCTACGAGATCTTCGCCAACCCGCGCCACGAGACCACGAAGAAGTTCGTCGGTTCGGTCACCGGCGGCAATGTGCCGGACTGGCTGCGCGACAAGCTGAAGCCTGACTATCAGCCCGGGCGCAGCGCAGTGCTGCGCATCGCCTTCACCGGCGCCGATGCCGATCAACCGGTGCTGTCGCGGCTGACGCGCGGCTACGGCGTCGATTTCAATATCCTGCACGGCCAGGTCGAGACCGTCGCCGGGCATCCGTTTGGCACGCTGATCGTCTCGGTCGCAGCCGATCCGGATCTGCTCGGCAAACTGATCGGCGAATTGACCGCGAGCCGCAACACCGTGGAGCATCTCGGCTATGACGCCTGA